The Leadbetterella byssophila DSM 17132 DNA window TGCCTTCCTCTTGAATATAAATTCCAGGTTCTAAAGTTAGCACCATTCCCGGGGCAAATGGAGTTTTCTTTTCTCCTACGTCATGTACGTCTAGTCCTAAGGAATGAGAAACCCCATGAGGCAGATATTTCTGGGCAGCATTGGGGTGTGCCCCGGGCTTGATCAGGCCTAAGTGTACTAACTCTTCTCTTAGCAGTCGCATGGCTTCAGCTTTCATCTGAACCACCGTATTCCCTATAACCATCTGTTCTCTCAAGGCCTTGAATATTCGAAGGACTGAGCTATACACTTCTGCTTGCCTTTCCGTGAAATTCCCGTTGACCGGCAGGACTCTGGTCATATCTGCCTTATAGTTACCATACTCCGCACCGAAATCTATCAAAAGAAGATCTCCGTCCTTACATTGAGCATTATTATCCACATAATGAAGCACACAAGCATTAGCACCCGTAGCCACGATAGGAAGAAAGGCATGATGCCTAGATCTCCTCATCAAGAATTCATGGCTAATTACAGCTTCTACTTCAAACTCGTACCTTCCCGGTTTAAGGAATTTAGCCGCCCTCTTAAGTCCCGCGTAAGTAGTGTCTATGGCCTTTTGAATATATTCTATCTCCGTAGCACTTTTTATCATCCTTTGGGCATCTAAAATCTTAGAAGGATTCTGAAGAATTACGTTGGGATATTTCTCAAGCAATAGCTCTCTAGTCCATGCTGCTCTCGACCTAAAACTAGGAAAACGATCTTCCTGGGTAAGGTCCGTATAAAAATAGACTTCACTTTTGATCTTTTGATCAAGAACTTCCCAAAATGCCTCAAGCCACTCCACTCTGCGGATTCCTGATACTTGAGTTCCTTCTGTTCTACTAAGTTTTTCACCTTCCCAGATCTTAATCTGTTCTGAGGTTTCTGTCAAGAATAATATTTCTTCCCCTCCCTTCTCCAAGATTAAATAACCTTCCTCTTGATCTATTCCGGTCAAATAAAAGAAGGCATTGTTCTGGATGAAGCCGTAGGTTCCGTCAGCATTGGATGGTAACAAATCATTACCTGTAACTATCACGAGGGCTCCATCCGGTAACTGTTCTAAAAATTTCTTCCTGCGCAGCACATAATGTGCTGCATCTAATCTTTCGTATCTCATCACTGCTTCGTCACTCGAAAAATCATGATTCCGGAGTGCTTTTTAATCCTATTTAAATATTGTTCCAAAGTTTCTTGCGAAACTACGACCTTCTTTTCTTCCAGGGATGCATGAAGCAAATGCCACTTCCCTTTTTTCTGAACAGCAATACCCTCATGGTTCACATCTAAACCCTTAACGTTAGAAGTAAAAGCTATGATGTCACCCTCCTTAATTTGGCTTTCAATAGCCTTAAACTTTTCCTTTGGAACATAATAAAAAGGCCCTTCATTCAATTCCTCCTCAGAGGCTTGAATCTCCTTATACACCTTTTCATCTGCTAAGGCAGGATATAGTTTTCTATTATTAGACATAAAGTGGATGGGCTTGTCCTGCACCTCTCCTATGTCTTCTGTAATATTCATCAAGAAGCCATTTTCCGTAGCCTGCCTTGCCCAGTCCAGAAAGTAATGCATTCGAGAACCGTAACCGTCTATAACTCCATTCCTATATCTTAACACTTGCAGATATTCCCTATATATATCCCAGCCCGCTTCCGCATTATGTTTAGCTAGTGAGATTGCTAATACATTTTCTACCAAGGTAAAGCAGTCAAACTCCTCCAAATTAATAACCAAAGCTTCAGGAGACTTCTCTAGCGTAGCTGCTACATACGGTTTACCTAAGAAACCAGTGGCCACATCTATCATGGTAGCACTCATCTTTTCTTTAGGAGGCTTTTGAAAGATTTCATTCATTTGTGCCAGAGAAGCAAATGAACAGAAGAAGAAAAACAAAAATAGACGCATATTAAGACTTAAATTAATGGAGCTGATCTATTCAAAGACTCGTCCAAAGAAATAATGGTTTCCGTACGCTGGATACCAGGCAACTTCTGTATTTTTTCAGCCAAAACATCTCTAAGGTGAGTGGTATCTCTACAGATCAACTTGACAAACATACTATAATTTCCCGTAGTATAATTGATACTCACAATTTCCGGAATCTGCATCAGTTCATTCTTAGCATGTTCATATAATTCCGGCTTATCCAGATATATCCCTAAAAACGCCGAAATATCCCAGCCTAGTCTCTTCACATCTATCTTGATGCTTGAACCTACGATAATACCGGAATTCTCCATTTTTTTAACGCGTGCGTGAACTGCTCCCTGCGATAAATTCACCTTTTCACCAATTTCTTGATAAGATAACTTAGCATCTTCTAAGAGAATCCTAAGGATCTTATAGTCCGTTTCATCTATGTTCTCCTTCATTTCTTTAGTTATTAGATTTTATCAATGGTCAAATTTAAATAATATTTTGCAATAAAACACTTAAACTATATAAATTATTAAAATACTATTTTTTTTCAACAAACTCTTTAACATATCAGAAAAACACCTTACCTTTGTATTGTAATTGAAACGGCGAGTAACGCTCTAAATACTGTAGGATGACGAAACTGGCAGCCGTGCCCTCCTGTCTCGGGGGTGATGACAACAGGATAAACGTAGTGTAAGCCGGACAGGTTTAGTCTCGACTGGGGTTGACCACCAAAGTTGCACTATGGCTAACTGCATCGTGGGCGGTTCGACTCCCCCTCCTACAGCACGTGAATAGCATGGATGCGTCCATGCTATTTTCCCATTGTTTTTTAGTTTGTTGATGAAGTATAGTCATACACACAGTCTCCGCTTGAAGATTGTGTGTTTTTTTATTCTAAGCTTATCTCATCTAAAAAAACCCAGGTAGGTAAACCTTCAAATGCATGACCTACTGGCCAAGGTCCGGCATTCTTTGCCTCCACCTTTATATATTTTACTTTCTTTCGCTTTAACTTCACTAAGACTTCACCTGCACCTTCTTTAGAAATGGGAGTAGTACTACCTAAGCTTTCGTACTTTTGCCCATCTTTAGAACCATATACATTAACCAAGGCAGGCATTTTGATCCAGGAACCTTCTTCCACCAATACTCCAAGAACTAATTTCTTCACCTTTTGAACATCCTTTAGCTCCAGATAAATATTGGCATCTTTTCCTTCAAAACCCACCCATTCATCAAAGTTCTTTATATCTCCCCTCTGACCGTCTGTGAGTAACCCCTTATATACTTCCCTCCGAGGTGTTTGCCCATAACTATAGGTCAAACCGGTCACTAAGGATGGCACATATTTTGTCCTATAGATTTTACTTCTTTCTTCTCCCATGAATAATGCCGCCTCAATCTCCTGTTCACCTTTCAAAGGAATGGGCCCCTCATACGTTTTTGCCCCTCCCCAAAGTTCCCCTGGTGATTTGTATTTTATAGTCCCTAAAGGGACACTAGGAATCAAAGCCAACTTCAAGCCATCCTCTTGAACAACCTTAAACTTAACATTCAGATAAGATGAAGAGGCTCTCAAGTCCGGCCACTGCTTCAAACGCTCATAAACCCTAAGCGCGAAATCAGAATAGCCTGTCTTTTTTTTACTCCATCCCAGTTCAGCTACCGCTAATATCCGCGGAAAAAGCATATACTCCACCTGAGCTTCTGTCCGAATATACTCTGTCCATAAGTTGCCCTGCACCCCAAGTATATTCTCGGCTTCTTCAAGGTCAAAACTATAGACCTTTTCTAGAGGAAGAAGACTCCCATTAGCCAAAGGTTCCATCTCCTTTGGTCCCTGATAATAATCCAAATAGAAATGTGAAGTAGGGCTCATGATGACCTTATGGCCCTCCTTCGCCGCTTTATAGCCATGCTCTGTACCTCTCCAAGACATAACTGTGGCACCCTCAGGCGTCCCTCCCTCCATGATCTCGTCCCAACCAATAATCCTCCTACCTTTGGAAACTAAAAACGTAGAGATTCTTTTGATGAAGTACGACTGCAATTCATTTTCATCCTTCAAACCTTCTCTTTTGATCAAATCCTGGCAATAAGCTGATTGCTTCCAGGTCACTTTTGGAGCTTCATCTCCTCCTATATGTATATAAGCAGAAGGAAAAAGATCTACTACCTCCTCCAATACACCTTCTAAAAATTGGAACGTTTGTTCTGTAGGGCAAAAGATATTCTCTTCCACTCCCCAACCTGTCCAAACCTCGTATGGTCCACCCGTGCACCCCAATTCCGGATAGGCCGCTAATGCCGCCTTAGCATGTCCGGGCATCTCAATCTCCGGAATAACTGTAATATTCTTTGAAGCGGCATATTTTACCACTTCCCTAATCTGATCTTGCGTATAAAACCCGCCATATGGTTTCTCTTCGTATCCCGCTTCCTCAGTATGCCCTAGCAGCGTTCTCTTCCTTATGCTACCTATCTCAGTAAGCTTAGGATATTTCTTGATCTCAATCCTCCAGCCTTGATCATCCGTCAAGTGCCAATGAAAGGTATTAAGCTTAAATGCTGAAATAACATCTAATAGTCGCTTGATATATTCCACCGAATAAAAATGACGGGCTACGTCTAACATGACCCCTCTATAGGCAAATCTGGGGGCATCTTTTATCCATAGAGCAGGAATTTGCACCAGTCGAGTACTCCTGTCCACCGGCACCGCTTGAATAAGCGTCTGAACCGCATAAAAAAATCCGGAGTAACCGGATGCTTTGATAAGGATCTTATCAGAAGAAATATCTAATGTGTATGCCTCCTGCGGCAAGCTATAATCAACGGTTACTTGGATTTGGTTTTCCCTCTTGGCTTGAACCTTAGGAATACTTACACCTGAAAGTTGATTGATCTTATGAAGCAGGGGAGATAGAGCATCTTCCCCTGTTTTATTTTCAGCAAAGAATGTAGTTTCCGCATTAAATGTAAATTCTCCTTTTTTGGGGAGCACTACCTCCGGTTGTGGCAAAAAATGTTGAGCCTGACAGAGTACACTTAATAAACAGAATAGTATTATTTTCATTGGGCGAGTATGGAATGCCCTAATTTATCACGTTTTGTTGACAAATAGAAAGCATTATGCGGATTTGGTGCAATTTCTATGGGCACATTCTCCACAATCTCTAATCCATATCCTATCAAACCGGCCCTCTTGCGTGGGTTATTAGACATTAGACGTAACTTCGTCACCCCTAAATCTCTTAATATCTGAGCACCCACTCCGTAATCTCTTTGGTCTGCTTTAAACCCTAATTCAAGGTTAGCTTCCACGGTATCTCTACCTTGCTCTTGAAGTTTATAAGCCTTGAGTTTATTCAGCAGACCTATCCCTCTACCCTCCTGATTCATATAGACTATAACACCCTTTCCTTCTTTCTCCACTTTAGCCATGGCTGCATGAAGTTGAGGACCACAGTCGCATCTACAGGAACCAAAGATATCGCCGGTAACGCAAGAAGAGTGTACACGCACCAGTACAGGCTCATTTTCCTCCCAAGTACCCTTGATCAGAGCCAGGTGCAATTGGTTATTATCATTCTGACGGAAAGCGATTAATTCAAAATCCCCAAACTCAGTAGGCATTTGCACACCAATCTCTCTAGTAATCAAGCTTTCATTCTTTAAGCGGTAAGCAATCAGATCCTTGATAGAGACTAATTTTAGACCAAATTTATCCGCGATTACCCTACATTGTGGTAATCTGGCCATAGTTCCGTCTTCGTTCAGAATCTCAATCAAAACCCCTGCAGGTTCTAAGCCTGCTAGCCTGGCAAAATCCACTGCGGCCTCTGTATGTCCTGCTCTACGAAGCACTCCACCATCTTGAGCCATAAGTGGGAAAATGTGACCTGGCCTTCCTAGATCTTCCGGCTTTGTATCTTTATTTACTAAAGCTTGCAAAGTTTTAGCTCTATCAGAGGCTGAAATACCTGTGGTACATCCATGACCTAATAGGTCAACAGACACCGTAAATGCAGTTTCATATTCTGCGGTATTTCGATTAACCATGGGATTCAACTCCAATTCATGGCAACGCTGTGCCGTTAATGGCGCACACATTAGACCCCTCCCCTCTTTCACCATGAAGTTCACCATTTCCGGTGTTACCTTTTCAGCCGCGCAGATAAAATCGCCTTCGTTTTCTCTGTCTTCGTCATCTACGACAATAATGATTTTTCCGTTACGGATATCTTCTATTGCCTCTTCAATACTGTCCAAAACCATAAACCTTAGTTTTTATGCAAATTTACCTGCAATTTTAGTACTTTTGACCCCCATTTAGGGAAAGTTATGCGGGTGTAACTTTTCTACTACTAAAACCCTTATTTTGGTATAAAAGTTTATCTTATTTACAAGTTATGAAAAAGTTATCCATGGAAGAGCTTGGAAGAATTTCTGTAGATGAATTCAAGGCCGTTGAGAAGTTGAATCTGGACCTTATTTTGGATGACATCAGGTCTATGTCTAATGTAGGTTCAATCTTCCGAACTTCAGATGGATTTCGGGTAGGCAAGCTTTACTTATGTGGAATAACCGCCACTCCGCCTCACAGGGAAATTGAAAAAACTGCCCTAGGTGCTACGGCATCAGTAGATTGGGAATACAAAGAAGATGCACTTGCTTTGGTTAGAGCATTAAAACAAGCAGGATATAAGATTTTAGCACTGGAACAAGCTGATAATAGCACGTACTTACAGAATTTTCGACCAATCAAAGATCAAAAGTATGCTCTTATCCTAGGAAACGAAGTCTTTGGAGTAAATGAAGAACTGATTGCAGAAGCAGATGAGGTGATTGAGATCCCTCAGTTCGGCACGAAACACTCTTTTAATGTGAGCGTTTCGGCCGGGATGTTCCTTTGGGATTATTTCGCGAAGAGTATAGGATAAGTTTTTGACTTTCCGTCAAATTTTAACCTTACCAAATACTTACCTTGTAGGTTCTTAGATGTTAAATCTACTGTACGTGGGTAAGATACACGGTCAAAAACGGTATGGTAAACTTCTCTACCTCTTAAATCATAGACCGTGAAATCCACATTTTCTCTTTCCCCGTCTGAAGTCACATTTAGTACTCCCGTAGAAACAGGGTTAGGGTATAAACTAAAACCGGTCAAATTATTGGGGTCTTCAGCTAAGAATACGTCAGAAATTTCAGAAGTACATGCCACGGATCCTCCCACCGGAGTCTGGTAGGTATGAATACCTTTAACCTGATAATTGCCAGGCTGCTGCATGTGCAAAAGATTCCCGGTTTCTCCCTCGATCTTTGTACCTGTAAAGCTCCAATCAAATGTAACCTCAGGGTCAGGAGAATCTGCTCTTAGGTAGAATGGACCACTGTAAGACAAGGAAGGCTTACCCGGGTTAGGATAGAACTCGTATGCTAAATGATCTGATTCCGGACTAGGACAGTTAGGTAAACTATACAAAGTAGCACTTACAAAAGGAGAATCATTACTTCTTAATGTAATTTGATTCGAAGTGGCACCTGTGTTCCATTTGATATCTGCACCTTGCACATTAGTAATGGCCACTGTTATACTTTCTCCATCACATTTGAACCCTCCTCCATCTAAAAACATCAGCTGAGGTTTAGCCGGCGGAGCCTTGAAACTTACGTTATAGTTTTGAGTACTATTGGAATAACAGTTTTGATCTGAACGATATTGAGCGGAGAAATTACCAGGGTTACGCACATTCAAGGTATTTCCAGTGGCTCCGGTGTTCCAGTAAACCTGATATTTTGAGGTAGGAACTACTAGACGAACATCTTTCCCTTCACATCCTACCAATCCATCAGGTGCAGTGATGGATGGAATAGTTTTCAGGAACACATCACTTACATTAATGACGTTTGAACGAAGAATATTACCTACGTTATCTTTTACCGTCACTTGGTAAGTACCCCCTCCGCTATATACTTCATGACCACGATCTCCTGATGTCCAATAATATTCACTGTATAGATTATTCAAAGTCAATCTTACGTTTGACCCCGAATTACAATAATGCTGAATCTTCGGCACATCCTTAGCAAAGATGGGATTGGCAGAAGAGAAGAAAGCATCCGTCAAGGCGGCATCCCATGCCTGAGCTAATTCAGTCAAACCAGGGCTGTTAGGCGCATTCTGGAAGTGACCACCGTCATACCTATTCGGCTGAATACCATCTGTACTTGGACCTGCATAAACTCCGGCTACACTATTGATAACCATGTTTTGGCCTTCAATTACCCTATTGTCTTCCGTTCCTTGGTATCGAGAAGCTCGAGCCACCACCCATGGAATAAAAGAGCCAATATCCTGACGCGACTTATCAATGATATAACTTAAATTATTAAAATACTCTCTCGGAGAAAGACCCACTCCGTTAGTAAATCTATCATACTCTCCCTGATGCCACAGCACTGCTCTGAAACCTAAGAGGGCATTGAAAGATTGTAATGTAACTTTAAAACCTCTATAAGGTGCTCCACTTTCCAGCTCAGTACCAAAGGTTTCATTATACGCTGGAATCCCCATAGCTGAGCGTACCCAGTTAGTAGAAGAGGTGCCGGTAACAGCTGCGTTAAAGAATAACACAGGGACATTTAAACGCTGAACTAAGCGATCACCTAATTCTCCCCAACAATACGCCGTATATCCAGTAGGTCCTATAGTACCATAGGCCTCAACCTTCCCAAATGAGAAATTATCTAGAATATTAGGTAAGTTCCTATACTGATCTGTTACGTAAGTATCAAAATAATGAGGAAGATAAGCATTTACTCTATCATCATTTGCACTTTTAGGATTAGGAGAGACTCCATAACCTTGAGCGTTTGATTGACCTGCTATAACAAAGACTTCACCTATGCCCACTCTTTCCAAGGTTTGACGGAAAACTTCAGTATTATTCCTAATACCTCTGACTTCCAATCTATACCAACCGCCTTGATTAGTGATCTTTCCGGAATAAGCTTGACCGTCTACTCTATTATCAATGACTTGCCAGTCAGTAGCTACCCCTTGGTTGATCACCCTTGGAGTCAAGCGAGCTTCCACTCTGTCACAGTCTTGAGCTACTCTTCCATAAACGTTGATGGAACCTACGTTTAGGTTATTCCTTTGGAACACCATACGTTCAACAGGAAAGTCAATAGTAATTTGAGCCCAAGCACTAGTTCCCAATAGGAAGAAGAACATGAACGCAAAAATCTTTTTATAAGTCATGAAGTTCAGTATTATTTTAGTTTAAAAACTGTCTTATTTTAGGGTAGGATCAGATTCCGGAGAATTGCGACAAAAAGCGCTTCTCATTCTCGAAGAACAAACGCAAATCATTGATCCCGTATTTCAACATAGTTATTCTTTCAATTCCCATACCAAAAGCAAATCCGGTATATTCTTCCGGATCTATGCCACAGTTCTGTAGCACATTTGGATCCACCATTCCTGAGCCGGCAATTTCCACCCAACCGGTATGCTTACATATATTACATCCATCACCTCCACAAATAAAACAGGTCACATCTATCTCAGCACTTGGCTCAGTAAACGGAAAATATGAGGGTCTTAGACGGATTTGAGTATCCTTTCCAAACATTTCTTTTGCAAAGTGTAAGAGAGTATCTTTCAAGTCTTTAAAAGAGACATTCTTATCTACATACAAACCTTCCACTTGGTGGAATTGACAGTGTGCACGAGCAGAAATAGCTTCATTTCTATATACTCTACCTGCCATGATGGAACGAATAGGAGGCTTCTTTCTATCCATCAAACGAATCTGCACATTAGAGGTATGTGTACGTAACAATAGATCTTCCTTAGCGGTCTCCCCTTTTTGCACGAAGAAAGTATCTTGCATCTCCCTTGCAGGGTGATTTTCCGCAAAGTTCAATGCAGAGAAATTATACCAGTCTGATTCAATTTCCGGACCATCTTCTGCACTGAAGCCCATTCTTGAAAAGATCTCAACAATACGCCTTCTGATTAAGCTTAGGGGATGTATGCTTCCCACGGAATCCGGAATAATCGGCAAGGTCAAATCCTCATCTGGAGCTTCAGATCCTTGAGCTCCGGAATTTTCCTGCAACTGCTGAAATTTAGCTTCTAACTCATTTTTAAGTACATTCAATTGCTGCCCCATCTCACGCTTGAGATCCGGACTCACTTTTTTGAATTCCTCAAAAAGACCATTAAGTTTTCCTTTCTTACTTAAAAAGGTCAACCTGAACTGCTCAGCGGCTCCAGAACCAAATTCTTCAGCCTCTTTCCGTATTTTATTTATGCTCTCTAACACCCCTTGAAATTTTCAGTCCGCAAATATACTATATCACGGAAATTTTTAAATAAAACGCTTGAAGTTTGTGCCTTAATGCTCTTAGTCTCCCTATTTTATTAATTGGTATTTCTTAGCGGCAGTTTTTCTGGAATAAAAATCAAAATGCCACCATTCTGAGGTTATAGGGGTAAATCCGGCATCCAGCATAATAGACCTTAAAAGGATGCGATGGTTTAATTGGCGTAGACTTAATTTTCCTTCATTTAGCATTTTTCTTTCTAAACGAGGATAGGCTAAATCTCCAAAATAATCATAGGGAGTACCCATATCCAAGGGTTTTCCCGTTTGTGTATCAAATAGGGTAAGATCTACTGCACATCCATAATTATGGATAGAAGCTTCTTCAGGGTCGGCCAAATAATTCTTTCTGTCTTCTAGGGATAGAGTATCTAAAGAAGCCCATAGCGTTTCTTGCACTTCTAACGGGCGGGCAGCATCATAAACCAATAGCCTTAAATGAGGATAATCTTCCCTCAACTTTTGGCTTGCCTTAACCAATGCCAATGCCGCTTCTTCCTGCAAGAAGGCTAATTCCAGGTTTCCATACAAGTCTGTACCTGAGAAGTTATCCGTTGAACTGTACTTTAGTTCTACTTTGATCTCCGGATCTAATTCTTGGAGGTCCAATAAACCCTGCTCACGCATCAGAACTTCATAGGGACTTAAGCTGAGGTTCTCACTTTGAGGGAAAAGTTCATTCACTTCCTCCGGACTCAAGGCACGCGGCAATACCACGGGCTCCTCACAGCTCACTCCCATAGTACACCACAAGCAGAAAAGTGTAATGTGCGTTTTTAGCCTCATTCCAGAGTAAAGAAATCAAAGTTTAAAATTAGCACATACCGTGCTATATTTACGCAAAATATTTAATAAATCCTCTTAAATGGCCTTAAATTACATTTGGGTAGGCTTCTTTATAGTTGCCTTACTCGTAGCCCTAGCAAAATGGTTATTCCTTGGAGATACCCTGATTTTTAAACAATTGGTAGAAGGAATGTTCACTTCAGCTGAAAGTGCAGTGATGAATATAGCTTTACCCCTAGCAGGAGTAATGACCTTCTTTTTGGGTATCCTGAAATTAGGAGAAGAGGCAGGAGTGATCAGAGTTTTGGCCAAGCTAATTTCCCCTTTCTTTTCACGATTATTCCCGGAGGTTCCAAAAGACCATCCGGCTAACGGACAAATGATCATGAACTTTTCCGCAAACATGTTAGGACTGGACAATGCCGCCACTCCCTTTGGCCTAAAAGCCATGCAAAGTTTGCAGGAATTAAATAAAAAGCCGGATGAAGCCTCTAATGCACAGATCATGTTTATGGTCTTACACAGTGCCGGTCCTGTTTTGATCCCCATCTCCATCATGGCCCAAAGAGCCATTTATAATGCAGCAGATCCTTCAGATATCTTCATCCCTGCCTTGATCTCTGTGTATATGGCTACCTTTACCGGCTTACTATTCGTTGGAATAAAACAAAAGATCAACTTTTTCGATAAGGTATTGTTTTCTTGGTTAGTTGGACTCACCGCTTTTGTAGGATTTATACTTTGGTACTTCTCCAGATTATCTAAGGAGGAGATAGAAACCGTCTCTGGAGTTATATCAAACCTCATTCTTTTCCTTTTCGTCACAGGTTTCGTAGGTGCCGCATTCTATAAGAAAGTGGATGTGTTTCCAAAGTTTGTAGAAG harbors:
- a CDS encoding M15 family metallopeptidase; the encoded protein is MGVSCEEPVVLPRALSPEEVNELFPQSENLSLSPYEVLMREQGLLDLQELDPEIKVELKYSSTDNFSGTDLYGNLELAFLQEEAALALVKASQKLREDYPHLRLLVYDAARPLEVQETLWASLDTLSLEDRKNYLADPEEASIHNYGCAVDLTLFDTQTGKPLDMGTPYDYFGDLAYPRLERKMLNEGKLSLRQLNHRILLRSIMLDAGFTPITSEWWHFDFYSRKTAAKKYQLIK
- a CDS encoding nucleoside recognition domain-containing protein, which produces MALNYIWVGFFIVALLVALAKWLFLGDTLIFKQLVEGMFTSAESAVMNIALPLAGVMTFFLGILKLGEEAGVIRVLAKLISPFFSRLFPEVPKDHPANGQMIMNFSANMLGLDNAATPFGLKAMQSLQELNKKPDEASNAQIMFMVLHSAGPVLIPISIMAQRAIYNAADPSDIFIPALISVYMATFTGLLFVGIKQKINFFDKVLFSWLVGLTAFVGFILWYFSRLSKEEIETVSGVISNLILFLFVTGFVGAAFYKKVDVFPKFVEGAKAGFETSVKVMPYLVGMLVGISVFRASGALDYIVEFLKWMFSFTGINTEFTHALPTALMHPLSGSGSRAMMIEAMKEYGVDSFIGRLSCVFQACSDTILYILALYFGSVSIRNTRYTLWAGLLADLAGVVTAIVVSYIFFY